A genomic region of Arachis hypogaea cultivar Tifrunner chromosome 5, arahy.Tifrunner.gnm2.J5K5, whole genome shotgun sequence contains the following coding sequences:
- the LOC112801808 gene encoding alcohol dehydrogenase-like 6 has protein sequence MSSSSPNPQVITCKAAVAWGAGEPLVMEEVQVSPPNSMEIRIKVVSTSLCRSDLAAWESHAIFPRIFGHEASGIVESVGEGVTEFKEGDHVLTVFIGECKACRPCTSGKSNICQVLGLERKGLMHSDQKTRFSVKGKPVYHYCAVSSFSEYTVVHSGCAVKVSPHVPLEKVCLLSCGVAAGLGAAWNVANVTKGSTVVIFGLGTVGLSVAQGAKLRGASRIIGVDNNPQKCEKAKAFGFTEVVDPSSYQEPIAQVIKRITDGGADFSFECVGDTDMITTALQSCCDGWGLTVTLGVPKVKPEMSAHYGLFLMGRTLKGSLFGGWKPKSDLPLLVEKYVNKEIQIDDYITHNLPFDDINNAFDLMKEGKCLRCVIHMPR, from the exons ATGTCATCATCATCACCAAACCCTCAAGTGATAACCTGCAAAG CTGCAGTGGCGTGGGGAGCAGGAGAGCCATTGGTGATGGAGGAAGTTCAAGTCAGCCCTCCAAATTCAATGGAGATTCGTATTAAAGTTGTCTCCACCTCTCTCTGTCGCAGCGACCTTGCAGCCTGGGAATCTCAT GCTATATTTCCTCGCATATTTGGTCATGAAGCATCAGG GATTGTTGAAAGTGTGGGGGAAGGTGTGACTGAATTCAAGGAGGGGGACCATGTGCTAACAGTCTTCATCGGAGAATGCAAGGCGTGCAGGCCGTGCACGTCCGGGAAAAGCAACATTTGTCAAGTTTTGGGATTGGAGAGAAAAGGTTTGATGCATAGTGATCAGAAGACCCGCTTCTCTGTCAAAGGGAAGCCTGTATATCATTATTGTGCTGTTTCAAGTTTCAGCGAGTATACGGTAGTCCATTCCGGATGTGCAGTGAAAGTTAGCCCACATGTACCTCTTGAGAAAGTGTGCCTTCTGAGCTGTGGAGTTGCTGCAG GTCTAGGCGCAGCATGGAATGTTGCTAATGTGACAAAAGGATCAACTGTGGTGATATTTGGTCTCGGAACTGTTGGCCTTTCT GTTGCACAAGGTGCAAAACTAAGGGGAGCATCTCGAATAATTGGCGTGGATAACAATCCACAGAAGTGTGAAAAAG CAAAAGCTTTTGGATTTACAGAAGTTGTTGACCCGAGTTCCTACCAAGAACCTATTGCTCAG GTTATTAAGCGCATTACTGATGGCGGAGCAGATTTTTCTTTCGAATGTGTAGGCGACACTGACATGATAACCACTGCATTGCAGTCCTGTTGTGAT GGATGGGGTTTGACAGTAACACTTGGTGTGCCAAAGGTGAAGCCTGAGATGTCAGCTCACTATGGACTATTCTTAATGGGAAGAACACTCAAGGGATCTCTATTTGGAGGATGGAAACCTAAATCTGATCTTCCTTTATTAGTAGAGAAGTATGTGAACAAG GAAATTCAAATTGATGACTACATAACACACAATTTGCCATTTGATGACATTAACAATGCTTTTGATCTCATGAAGGAAGGAAAGTGTCTGCGTTGTGTTATTCACATGCCAAGATAA
- the LOC112801807 gene encoding uncharacterized protein: MEEQRRVAQVEAAKQRCSSVIGAIQQLSRGSTNITDSCRRTLLKSARAELSFLSRPFPSSTPLSVNVGHLEAVVYILQQPFITGVSRVCKSIPLVPSARSNEHCCSSLKDIHVDIVCTLNRKPVWIIVSDRNPKYISWNRCHRSKGLKLRVEQVLAAARSTLSLRPSSVILFFANGLDNHVRKKLWDNFAASEIGLQFSVFSSVALEETEGDWINVIARSYKDACVLEIDPAVDKEVGSNTSCNGHGSSADSSQLELSVAKAETQVHLLEENAKKLGLSVQEAEIRSEPSKENADTNLGDTFCSIVMGMKQNSFNNRNSESTEPENLSCEGNLVNFDTTALIAFVSGISNGGTKKLLATPESELRQRFKGNYDFVLGQVMSELESPIHVQFGKILYGKTGIICESVNTEFKELVLMCGGPNEKLRAEKLINCLRVVPDTPSERMMSLPTTRKLALKNKIVFGTGDHWHAPTLTANMAFVRAVSQTGMSLYTIEHRPRALTGD; the protein is encoded by the exons ATGGAGGAGCAGAGGAGGGTTGCGCAAGTGGAAGCGGCGAAGCAGAGGTGCAGCTCCGTCATCGGCGCCATTCAGCAGCTGTCACGTGGCTCCACCAACATCACCGATTCATGCAGGCGAACACTCCTCAAATCCGCACGTGCCGAGCTCTCTTTCCTCTCTCGTCCCTTTCCCTCTTCCACACCCCTCAG TGTCAACGTTGGGCACCTTGAGGCAGTTGTATATATTCTTCAGCAGCCTTTTATAACCGGAGTTTCTCGAGTTTGCAAATCGATCCCACTCGTACCTTCAGCTAGAAGTAATGAGCATTGTTGTTCCTCTCTGAAAGACATTCATGTTGATATAGTGTGTACCCTCAATAGGAAGCCAGTTTGGATTATAGTATCTGATAGAAATCCAAAGTACATTTCTTGGAACAGATGTCATAGAAGTAAAGGATTAAAATTACGCGTTGAACAAGTCCTTGCTGCTGCCCGGTCGACCTTATCTTTAAGACCTTCTTCGGTTATTCTTTTCTTTGCCAATGGGCTTGACAACCATGTTCGCAAGAAACTTTGGGATAATTTTGCGGCATCTGAAATTGGCTTGCAGTTTTCGGTTTTCAGTTCTGTTGCATTGGAAGAAACGGAAGGTGACTGGATAAATGTTATTGCAAGATCATATAAAGATGCATGTGTCCTTGAAATCGACCCTGCTGTTGACAAAGAAGTTGGTTCAAATACAAGTTGTAATGGCCATGGTTCTAGTGCTGACTCTTCTCAACTTGAGCTTTCAGTAGCAAAAGCTGAAACTCAGGTGCATCTTTTAGAAGAAAATGCCAAAAAACTAGGACTTTCAGTACAGGAAGCTGAAATTCGATCAGAACCTTCAAAAGAGAATGCTGATACAAACTTAGGGGATACATTCTGTTCAATTGTTATGGGAATGAAACAAAACTCCTTTAACAACAGAAATTCTGAATCGACTGAACCTGAAAACCTTTCATGTGAAGGTAATCTAGTAAATTTTGATACAACAGCTCTAATAGCTTTTGTATCGGGGATTAGTAATGGTGGTACAAAGAAGCTGTTGGCCACTCCAGAATCTGAACTGAGGCAGCGGTTCAAGGGAAACTATGACTTTGTGCTTGGCCAA GTAATGTCCGAACTTGAAAGTCCAATCCATGTACAATTTGGTAAAATCTTATATGGGAAGACAGGAATAATTTGTGAGAGTGTTAATACGGAATTTAAGGAGTTGGTATTGATGTGTGGAGGGCCCAATGAGAAACTCAGAGCTGAGAAGCTAATAAATTGCCTCAG GGTTGTTCCTGATACACCTTCAGAACGCATGATGAGCCTCCCAACCACAAGGAAGCTGGCATTGAAAAACAAAATTGTCTTTGGCACTGGTGATCATTGGCATGCTCCCACTTTAACTGCAAATATGGCATTTGTCAGAGCAGTTTCACAAACAGGGATGTCACTTTATACTATTGAGCACAGACCAAGGGCCTTAACTGGTGACTAG
- the LOC112803705 gene encoding 2-hydroxyacyl-CoA lyase-like gives MVSKGANTMDVGKAVLDQTEHRTRLDAGTWGTIGVGLGYCIAAAVAFIVFNNGGVYGGDRRISEEMNGPHKDNHVPTFFVLKAGYYALIEAFGGKDYLSGTPEELKSALYC, from the exons ATGGTGTCCAAAGGTGCAAATACCATGGATGTAGGTAAGGCTGTGTTGGATCAGACAGAGCACAGGACTAGGTTGGATGCAGGGACTTGGGGAACCATAGGGGTTGGCCTCGGTTATTGCATTGCGGCTGCAGTGGCTT TCATTGTTTTCAACAATGGAGGGGTATATGGTGGTGACCGGAGAATCTCCGAAGAGATGAATGGACCTCACAAAGATAATCATGTTCCGACTTTCTTTGTTTTGAAAGCAGGCTACTATGCTTTGATTGAAGCTTTTGGTGGAAAAGACTATCTTAGTGGGACACCTGAAGAACTCAAGTCTGCTCTTTATTGTTGA